Proteins encoded by one window of Salvia splendens isolate huo1 chromosome 5, SspV2, whole genome shotgun sequence:
- the LOC121803515 gene encoding serine/threonine-protein phosphatase 7 long form homolog → MGKRIDIGGPTVLLQLWVWERMPTLRPDFVMARIHTNNTPCALMWTGSYMINKAPKHSVRHYREQLSLLQNSQFIWMPYVDRQLPDSCLEINNSWRSVTYMVCWAIVEAHEPERVVRQFGGTPCIPELRDWGFNETHFKTNRRGKAKTNWAMQNKAYIQHWERRSEFVSNHYMKPLEDHVQVTRTRLYMEWYFKITITYITLSGRLPEVGMNTVASSSTLQCETLARVFQLSRGFDPEDVVGLLHEINNLVLNCLTDCGESERTVIPSTQRTDVDMSPGVCPKSSRYWSKRCPNRRTRLFTAVQNVPRHARVITSSKWRKY, encoded by the exons ATGGGCAAAAGGATAGACATTGGAGGTCCGACCGTACTCCTACAGCTGTGGGTGTGGGAGAGGATGCCCACTTTGAGACCTGATTTTGTGATGGCGCGTATACATACAAACAACACTCCATGTGCATTAAT GTGGACTGGCTCATATATGATAAACAAGGCCCCCAAACATTCTGTTCGACATTATCGTGAACAGTTATCATTACTCCAAAATAGCCAG tttatttggatgcCATATGTGGACCGTCAATTGCCAGACTCCTGCCTCGAGATAAACAACAGTTGGAGATCTGTGACGTACATGGTTTGTTGGGCTATTGTCGAAGCACATGAGCCTGAGCGCGTTGTGAGACAATTTGGAGGCACTCCGTGCATTCCGGAATTGCGTGATTGGGGTTTCAATGAAActcatttcaaaacaaatcGTCGTGGAAAAGCTAAGACGAACTGGGCTATGCAGAACAAGGCTTACATTCAACATTGGGAGAGAAGGTCGGAGTTCGTGTCTAATCATTACATGAAGCCTCTTGAAGACCACGTGCAGGTGACTAGAACTCGATTATACATGGAGTGGTATTTTAAAATAACTATCACATATATCACACTGTCGGGTAGGCTTCCAGAAGTAGGGATGAACACTGTTGCATCATCATCAACACTCCAA TGTGAGACATTGGCCCGTGTATTTCAATTGTCGCGCGGTTTTGATCCAGAAGACGTTGTAGGATTGTTGCATGAGATTAACAATCTTGTTCTTAACTGCCTTACCGATTGCGGTGAGAGTGAACGCACGGTCATACCTTCCACACAGCGCACTGATGTGGATATGTCCCCGGGGGTTTGTCCGAAGAGCTCGCGGTATTGGTCAAAGAGGTGTCCGAACAGGCGGACACGGTTATTCACGGCAGTTCAGAATGTCCCAAGACATGCCAGGGTCATCACAAGCAGCAAatggagaaaatattaa
- the LOC121802789 gene encoding uncharacterized protein LOC121802789 isoform X3, which translates to MATSAFKSTTNRASIGASTSQDSAHRSLRRPTAPDPDYIKNVPRGKFVNTTRGTTTAPFPDISFDDLALDFFSSSSKTESDGGGRFGEIGRWASDTASSRRRGRSVSRSRGDGVSISSAASDASSRRRRSVSVARNRGNDAPATDKDDAGTRRRRSLSVARGIGKAVPTGDKDSDAGTRRRRSLSVARYQISDSEVWLLSSLSDSSNRATMIAPNGGNTRLPLASKTTSSSYHRLGRSRSQIDLSLIPDGYSSQSSALTDDESKDTHFGRNGFEKIIRAVHAPKKAMGRNQTAAVSNESNDCSLSENSKTRQDSFTIREKYAHKLEQLEKRKKNLLTEMLLEEQCGVEVSETYEELPNSRASAVTEKLPQARKRSSDRSGMSERLIKDAERYFEDFISNIEDTDLSSFDGERSDGSSTLRGLVKGREFRIGEAETCSTPAGSTSRPGEMDGVILPWLQWETSHDGSPGGKTKVQTPMTPRTVQRDSVKDSGQLHDASSYSMSSHDSWSPGLVHSSPMDKREEVYPTKTGNICVSKFDMDEYLNLQSDEETLCQMYRERNRIGLGGLLLCTGVP; encoded by the exons ATGGCCACCTCGGCCTTCAAATCAACCACCAACCGAGCTTCAATCGGCGCCTCCACTTCCCAGGATTCCGCCCACCGCTCTCTCCGCCGCCCCACCGCGCCGGACCCGGACTACATAAAAAACGTGCCCAGGGGGAAATTCGTCAACACCACCAGGGGCACCACCACGGCGCCGTTCCCCGATATCAGCTTCGACGATCTCGCGCTCGACTTCTTCTCTTCCTCGTCGAAGACTGAGAGCGACGGAGGAGGGCGATTTGGGGAGATTGGGCGGTGGGCGAGCGATACGGCGTCGTCGAGGAGAAGGGGGAGGTCTGTGTCGAGGAGCCGAGGCGACGGTGTTTCGATTAGCTCCGCCGCGTCCGACGCGAGTTCGCGGCGGAGGAGGTCCGTATCGGTGGCTAGGAACCGTGGGAATGATGCTCCTGCAACGGATAAGGACGATGCGGGAACGCGGCGGCGGAGGTCGTTATCGGTGGCGAGGGGTATTGGGAAGGCTGTTCCTACCGGGGACAAGGATTCCGATGCGGGGACGCGGCGGCGCAGGTCGTTGTCGGTGGCGAGGTATCAGATTAGCGACTCCGAGGTGTGGCTGCTTTCTTCTTTA AGTGATTCAAGCAATCGTGCTACTATGATAGCTCCTAATGGTGGGAATACTCGTTTACCGCTGGCATCGAAAACCACATCTTCAAGCTACCACCGGCTAGGAAGATCTAGAAGTCAGATAGATCTCTCCCTGATACCTGATGGTTACTCT AGCCAGTCTTCTGCCTTAACTGATGATGAATCAAAGGATACTCATTTTGGGAGAAATGGATTTGAGAAGATAATCCGAGCAGTTCATGCTCCGAAGAAG GCAATGGGAAGAAATCAGACAGCTGCAGTTAGTAATGAGTCTAATGACTGCTCGCTATCAGAAAATTCCAAGACTCGTCAGGATTCCTTCACTATCAGAGAGAAATATGCTCACAAATTGGAGCAG TTGGAAAAGCGAAAAAAGAATCTTCTTACTGAAATGTTGCTTGAGGAGCAATGTGGTGTAGAGGTCTCTGAAACTTATGAAGAACTTCCTAATTCAAGAGCTTCAGCTGTGACAGAGAAGCTGCCACAAGCCAGAAAG AGAAGCAGTGATAGAAGTGGAATGTCAGAAAGACTGATTAAGGATGCAGAAAGGTACTTTGAGGACTTCATCTCCAATATTGAAGATACGGATTTATCATCATTTGATGGGGAAAGAAGCGACGGAAGCTCAACTTTACGAGGTCTGGTGAAGGGAAGAGAATTTAGGATAGGAGAGGCCGAAACTTGTAGCACACCAGCAGGATCTACTTCTCGCCCTGGTGAAATGGATGGTGTTATTTTGCCctggttgcagtgggagacgagCCATGATGGTTCACCAGGTGGGAAGACCAAGGTACAAACTCCTATGACTCCACGAACTGTACAGAGGGACTCCGTAAAG GACTCGGGCCAATTGCACGATGCAAGTAGCTATTCCATGAGCAGTCATGATAGTTGGAGCCCAGGCCTTGTTCATAGTTCTCCAATGGATAAAAGAGAAGAGGTATATCCAACAAAAACTGGCAATATTTGTGTGTCCAAATTTGACATGGATGAGTACCTTAATCTTCAGAGTGATGAGGAAACATTGTGTCAAATGTATAGAGAGCGGAACAGAATTGGTTTGGGTGGTTTATTGCTGTGTACTGGGGTACCTTAA
- the LOC121802789 gene encoding uncharacterized protein LOC121802789 isoform X2 — protein sequence MATSAFKSTTNRASIGASTSQDSAHRSLRRPTAPDPDYIKNVPRGKFVNTTRGTTTAPFPDISFDDLALDFFSSSSKTESDGGGRFGEIGRWASDTASSRRRGRSVSRSRGDGVSISSAASDASSRRRRSVSVARNRGNDAPATDKDDAGTRRRRSLSVARGIGKAVPTGDKDSDAGTRRRRSLSVARYQISDSESDSSNRATMIAPNGGNTRLPLASKTTSSSYHRLGRSRSQIDLSLIPDGYSSQSSALTDDESKDTHFGRNGFEKIIRAVHAPKKADHPSEEVANGELYEAMRKELRYAVQEIRTELNQAMGRNQTAAVSNESNDCSLSENSKTRQDSFTIREKYAHKLEQLEKRKKNLLTEMLLEEQCGVEVSETYEELPNSRASAVTEKLPQARKRSSDRSGMSERLIKDAERYFEDFISNIEDTDLSSFDGERSDGSSTLRGLVKGREFRIGEAETCSTPAGSTSRPGEMDGVILPWLQWETSHDGSPGGKTKVQTPMTPRTVQRDSVKDSGQLHDASSYSMSSHDSWSPGLVHSSPMDKREEVYPTKTGNICVSKFDMDEYLNLQSDEETLCQMYRERNRIGLGGLLLCTGVP from the exons ATGGCCACCTCGGCCTTCAAATCAACCACCAACCGAGCTTCAATCGGCGCCTCCACTTCCCAGGATTCCGCCCACCGCTCTCTCCGCCGCCCCACCGCGCCGGACCCGGACTACATAAAAAACGTGCCCAGGGGGAAATTCGTCAACACCACCAGGGGCACCACCACGGCGCCGTTCCCCGATATCAGCTTCGACGATCTCGCGCTCGACTTCTTCTCTTCCTCGTCGAAGACTGAGAGCGACGGAGGAGGGCGATTTGGGGAGATTGGGCGGTGGGCGAGCGATACGGCGTCGTCGAGGAGAAGGGGGAGGTCTGTGTCGAGGAGCCGAGGCGACGGTGTTTCGATTAGCTCCGCCGCGTCCGACGCGAGTTCGCGGCGGAGGAGGTCCGTATCGGTGGCTAGGAACCGTGGGAATGATGCTCCTGCAACGGATAAGGACGATGCGGGAACGCGGCGGCGGAGGTCGTTATCGGTGGCGAGGGGTATTGGGAAGGCTGTTCCTACCGGGGACAAGGATTCCGATGCGGGGACGCGGCGGCGCAGGTCGTTGTCGGTGGCGAGGTATCAGATTAGCGACTCCGAG AGTGATTCAAGCAATCGTGCTACTATGATAGCTCCTAATGGTGGGAATACTCGTTTACCGCTGGCATCGAAAACCACATCTTCAAGCTACCACCGGCTAGGAAGATCTAGAAGTCAGATAGATCTCTCCCTGATACCTGATGGTTACTCT AGCCAGTCTTCTGCCTTAACTGATGATGAATCAAAGGATACTCATTTTGGGAGAAATGGATTTGAGAAGATAATCCGAGCAGTTCATGCTCCGAAGAAG GCTGACCATCCGTCTGAGGAAGTTGCAAACGGTGAATTATATGAAGCAATGCGGAAAGAACTAAGATATGCTGTTCAAGAAATCCGAACTGAACTAAATCAA GCAATGGGAAGAAATCAGACAGCTGCAGTTAGTAATGAGTCTAATGACTGCTCGCTATCAGAAAATTCCAAGACTCGTCAGGATTCCTTCACTATCAGAGAGAAATATGCTCACAAATTGGAGCAG TTGGAAAAGCGAAAAAAGAATCTTCTTACTGAAATGTTGCTTGAGGAGCAATGTGGTGTAGAGGTCTCTGAAACTTATGAAGAACTTCCTAATTCAAGAGCTTCAGCTGTGACAGAGAAGCTGCCACAAGCCAGAAAG AGAAGCAGTGATAGAAGTGGAATGTCAGAAAGACTGATTAAGGATGCAGAAAGGTACTTTGAGGACTTCATCTCCAATATTGAAGATACGGATTTATCATCATTTGATGGGGAAAGAAGCGACGGAAGCTCAACTTTACGAGGTCTGGTGAAGGGAAGAGAATTTAGGATAGGAGAGGCCGAAACTTGTAGCACACCAGCAGGATCTACTTCTCGCCCTGGTGAAATGGATGGTGTTATTTTGCCctggttgcagtgggagacgagCCATGATGGTTCACCAGGTGGGAAGACCAAGGTACAAACTCCTATGACTCCACGAACTGTACAGAGGGACTCCGTAAAG GACTCGGGCCAATTGCACGATGCAAGTAGCTATTCCATGAGCAGTCATGATAGTTGGAGCCCAGGCCTTGTTCATAGTTCTCCAATGGATAAAAGAGAAGAGGTATATCCAACAAAAACTGGCAATATTTGTGTGTCCAAATTTGACATGGATGAGTACCTTAATCTTCAGAGTGATGAGGAAACATTGTGTCAAATGTATAGAGAGCGGAACAGAATTGGTTTGGGTGGTTTATTGCTGTGTACTGGGGTACCTTAA
- the LOC121802789 gene encoding uncharacterized protein LOC121802789 isoform X1, whose protein sequence is MATSAFKSTTNRASIGASTSQDSAHRSLRRPTAPDPDYIKNVPRGKFVNTTRGTTTAPFPDISFDDLALDFFSSSSKTESDGGGRFGEIGRWASDTASSRRRGRSVSRSRGDGVSISSAASDASSRRRRSVSVARNRGNDAPATDKDDAGTRRRRSLSVARGIGKAVPTGDKDSDAGTRRRRSLSVARYQISDSEVWLLSSLSDSSNRATMIAPNGGNTRLPLASKTTSSSYHRLGRSRSQIDLSLIPDGYSSQSSALTDDESKDTHFGRNGFEKIIRAVHAPKKADHPSEEVANGELYEAMRKELRYAVQEIRTELNQAMGRNQTAAVSNESNDCSLSENSKTRQDSFTIREKYAHKLEQLEKRKKNLLTEMLLEEQCGVEVSETYEELPNSRASAVTEKLPQARKRSSDRSGMSERLIKDAERYFEDFISNIEDTDLSSFDGERSDGSSTLRGLVKGREFRIGEAETCSTPAGSTSRPGEMDGVILPWLQWETSHDGSPGGKTKVQTPMTPRTVQRDSVKDSGQLHDASSYSMSSHDSWSPGLVHSSPMDKREEVYPTKTGNICVSKFDMDEYLNLQSDEETLCQMYRERNRIGLGGLLLCTGVP, encoded by the exons ATGGCCACCTCGGCCTTCAAATCAACCACCAACCGAGCTTCAATCGGCGCCTCCACTTCCCAGGATTCCGCCCACCGCTCTCTCCGCCGCCCCACCGCGCCGGACCCGGACTACATAAAAAACGTGCCCAGGGGGAAATTCGTCAACACCACCAGGGGCACCACCACGGCGCCGTTCCCCGATATCAGCTTCGACGATCTCGCGCTCGACTTCTTCTCTTCCTCGTCGAAGACTGAGAGCGACGGAGGAGGGCGATTTGGGGAGATTGGGCGGTGGGCGAGCGATACGGCGTCGTCGAGGAGAAGGGGGAGGTCTGTGTCGAGGAGCCGAGGCGACGGTGTTTCGATTAGCTCCGCCGCGTCCGACGCGAGTTCGCGGCGGAGGAGGTCCGTATCGGTGGCTAGGAACCGTGGGAATGATGCTCCTGCAACGGATAAGGACGATGCGGGAACGCGGCGGCGGAGGTCGTTATCGGTGGCGAGGGGTATTGGGAAGGCTGTTCCTACCGGGGACAAGGATTCCGATGCGGGGACGCGGCGGCGCAGGTCGTTGTCGGTGGCGAGGTATCAGATTAGCGACTCCGAGGTGTGGCTGCTTTCTTCTTTA AGTGATTCAAGCAATCGTGCTACTATGATAGCTCCTAATGGTGGGAATACTCGTTTACCGCTGGCATCGAAAACCACATCTTCAAGCTACCACCGGCTAGGAAGATCTAGAAGTCAGATAGATCTCTCCCTGATACCTGATGGTTACTCT AGCCAGTCTTCTGCCTTAACTGATGATGAATCAAAGGATACTCATTTTGGGAGAAATGGATTTGAGAAGATAATCCGAGCAGTTCATGCTCCGAAGAAG GCTGACCATCCGTCTGAGGAAGTTGCAAACGGTGAATTATATGAAGCAATGCGGAAAGAACTAAGATATGCTGTTCAAGAAATCCGAACTGAACTAAATCAA GCAATGGGAAGAAATCAGACAGCTGCAGTTAGTAATGAGTCTAATGACTGCTCGCTATCAGAAAATTCCAAGACTCGTCAGGATTCCTTCACTATCAGAGAGAAATATGCTCACAAATTGGAGCAG TTGGAAAAGCGAAAAAAGAATCTTCTTACTGAAATGTTGCTTGAGGAGCAATGTGGTGTAGAGGTCTCTGAAACTTATGAAGAACTTCCTAATTCAAGAGCTTCAGCTGTGACAGAGAAGCTGCCACAAGCCAGAAAG AGAAGCAGTGATAGAAGTGGAATGTCAGAAAGACTGATTAAGGATGCAGAAAGGTACTTTGAGGACTTCATCTCCAATATTGAAGATACGGATTTATCATCATTTGATGGGGAAAGAAGCGACGGAAGCTCAACTTTACGAGGTCTGGTGAAGGGAAGAGAATTTAGGATAGGAGAGGCCGAAACTTGTAGCACACCAGCAGGATCTACTTCTCGCCCTGGTGAAATGGATGGTGTTATTTTGCCctggttgcagtgggagacgagCCATGATGGTTCACCAGGTGGGAAGACCAAGGTACAAACTCCTATGACTCCACGAACTGTACAGAGGGACTCCGTAAAG GACTCGGGCCAATTGCACGATGCAAGTAGCTATTCCATGAGCAGTCATGATAGTTGGAGCCCAGGCCTTGTTCATAGTTCTCCAATGGATAAAAGAGAAGAGGTATATCCAACAAAAACTGGCAATATTTGTGTGTCCAAATTTGACATGGATGAGTACCTTAATCTTCAGAGTGATGAGGAAACATTGTGTCAAATGTATAGAGAGCGGAACAGAATTGGTTTGGGTGGTTTATTGCTGTGTACTGGGGTACCTTAA
- the LOC121802789 gene encoding uncharacterized protein LOC121802789 isoform X4 translates to MATSAFKSTTNRASIGASTSQDSAHRSLRRPTAPDPDYIKNVPRGKFVNTTRGTTTAPFPDISFDDLALDFFSSSSKTESDGGGRFGEIGRWASDTASSRRRGRSVSRSRGDGVSISSAASDASSRRRRSVSVARNRGNDAPATDKDDAGTRRRRSLSVARGIGKAVPTGDKDSDAGTRRRRSLSVARYQISDSEVWLLSSLSDSSNRATMIAPNGGNTRLPLASKTTSSSYHRLGRSRSQIDLSLIPDGYSAMGRNQTAAVSNESNDCSLSENSKTRQDSFTIREKYAHKLEQLEKRKKNLLTEMLLEEQCGVEVSETYEELPNSRASAVTEKLPQARKRSSDRSGMSERLIKDAERYFEDFISNIEDTDLSSFDGERSDGSSTLRGLVKGREFRIGEAETCSTPAGSTSRPGEMDGVILPWLQWETSHDGSPGGKTKVQTPMTPRTVQRDSVKDSGQLHDASSYSMSSHDSWSPGLVHSSPMDKREEVYPTKTGNICVSKFDMDEYLNLQSDEETLCQMYRERNRIGLGGLLLCTGVP, encoded by the exons ATGGCCACCTCGGCCTTCAAATCAACCACCAACCGAGCTTCAATCGGCGCCTCCACTTCCCAGGATTCCGCCCACCGCTCTCTCCGCCGCCCCACCGCGCCGGACCCGGACTACATAAAAAACGTGCCCAGGGGGAAATTCGTCAACACCACCAGGGGCACCACCACGGCGCCGTTCCCCGATATCAGCTTCGACGATCTCGCGCTCGACTTCTTCTCTTCCTCGTCGAAGACTGAGAGCGACGGAGGAGGGCGATTTGGGGAGATTGGGCGGTGGGCGAGCGATACGGCGTCGTCGAGGAGAAGGGGGAGGTCTGTGTCGAGGAGCCGAGGCGACGGTGTTTCGATTAGCTCCGCCGCGTCCGACGCGAGTTCGCGGCGGAGGAGGTCCGTATCGGTGGCTAGGAACCGTGGGAATGATGCTCCTGCAACGGATAAGGACGATGCGGGAACGCGGCGGCGGAGGTCGTTATCGGTGGCGAGGGGTATTGGGAAGGCTGTTCCTACCGGGGACAAGGATTCCGATGCGGGGACGCGGCGGCGCAGGTCGTTGTCGGTGGCGAGGTATCAGATTAGCGACTCCGAGGTGTGGCTGCTTTCTTCTTTA AGTGATTCAAGCAATCGTGCTACTATGATAGCTCCTAATGGTGGGAATACTCGTTTACCGCTGGCATCGAAAACCACATCTTCAAGCTACCACCGGCTAGGAAGATCTAGAAGTCAGATAGATCTCTCCCTGATACCTGATGGTTACTCT GCAATGGGAAGAAATCAGACAGCTGCAGTTAGTAATGAGTCTAATGACTGCTCGCTATCAGAAAATTCCAAGACTCGTCAGGATTCCTTCACTATCAGAGAGAAATATGCTCACAAATTGGAGCAG TTGGAAAAGCGAAAAAAGAATCTTCTTACTGAAATGTTGCTTGAGGAGCAATGTGGTGTAGAGGTCTCTGAAACTTATGAAGAACTTCCTAATTCAAGAGCTTCAGCTGTGACAGAGAAGCTGCCACAAGCCAGAAAG AGAAGCAGTGATAGAAGTGGAATGTCAGAAAGACTGATTAAGGATGCAGAAAGGTACTTTGAGGACTTCATCTCCAATATTGAAGATACGGATTTATCATCATTTGATGGGGAAAGAAGCGACGGAAGCTCAACTTTACGAGGTCTGGTGAAGGGAAGAGAATTTAGGATAGGAGAGGCCGAAACTTGTAGCACACCAGCAGGATCTACTTCTCGCCCTGGTGAAATGGATGGTGTTATTTTGCCctggttgcagtgggagacgagCCATGATGGTTCACCAGGTGGGAAGACCAAGGTACAAACTCCTATGACTCCACGAACTGTACAGAGGGACTCCGTAAAG GACTCGGGCCAATTGCACGATGCAAGTAGCTATTCCATGAGCAGTCATGATAGTTGGAGCCCAGGCCTTGTTCATAGTTCTCCAATGGATAAAAGAGAAGAGGTATATCCAACAAAAACTGGCAATATTTGTGTGTCCAAATTTGACATGGATGAGTACCTTAATCTTCAGAGTGATGAGGAAACATTGTGTCAAATGTATAGAGAGCGGAACAGAATTGGTTTGGGTGGTTTATTGCTGTGTACTGGGGTACCTTAA